AGGATCTCTGGGGTTTCACAATGATGTACGGTGATCCACAACAGCAGCAGCAGAACCAGCCGCACCCGCAAGCTGGGGAGTTTCAGAGAGGTCCTCCGCCTCCGCAAATGATGCGGCAGCCATCTGCATCTTCCACTACTCTTAACTCAGAGTACCACCACCCTGGTGCTCCTCCTCCTCAGATGCCGCCTTATGACGGTAGAGTAATTATCTCTGTTACTTTTGGTTCGAATTGGTGGGCATTGTAAGAATTCTATCGAAAAATAGTTACTTGGTTCTTGAAATTCAATGTTCAAGTTGGTTCATATTAAGGCACGTCTAGAAATTCGTAGAATACCGGGGGGAGGGGAACTGCGCTTAAGGTTGAGAGGCTTCGCTCCTAGGTTTATGGTTGCTTTATAGATTCTTCTGGAAGGCATATTTGCTGCTGGAATTCTAACAAACAAGTTCTTTAGGCTTCAATTAATTTTTGCGCTTTTTTATAACTGTCTGCCTAGTTAATAGTGGGGATATTTGATGTTCTTGTACTACAGGCTTTTATTGTAGTTTGCTTCTATTGGCTCTAAGCCTTGTGTATTTACACTCTGATGTTCATTTTCTACCATGAGCCTTATCTTTTGGTAACCCCTCTAGGTCTAAAAGTATGGCTACTCTCAACTGCCCGTTTAGATGAGTTACAATTCAGAGAAGTTAGGCTATCTAAATTTTAGTTCTGacaaaattcttttatttttctattaaatacTTCTTTCAGCTCATGGTGACAATTTTGCTGCGAAAAGAATGAGAAAGCTGACTCAAAGGAGAGCTGTTGATTATACTAGTACTGTTGTGCGATATATGCAGGTATTTTTTTCATGTTTAGTTGTTTTCATAAGCGTTTTTCTTTCTATATCTTTCAATAAGTTGTTGCATGGTCAGATTGGTAACTCTGATTAACATCGATGCTTATGTTTGTTCTTAGATGGCTTAAATGTCTCTTCATTATTGTGCTTGTTGGCCTTCTCTTTATCAATATGGGCATTGATTTCTTTATCATAGATATCAGTTTCCTTTTATCTTCTGTAGCCTTTTGCTCAAGTTTATTATTCAATGTACTTGACTGCTgtattttaaagtttataaagCTCTGTAGCATTGTTATAGCCATAATTGTATCTTTATGATAGCTTAACTTATGGAGTTGTGTTTCAGATTGCTGCTGGAAAATCCATTAATATGGAGGCAAAATGACTTGGTCTTGCTTGCCATTGATGTATGGTGTTAAGAtgttttttttttgcttcatGGGAAAAATATTAACTTGATGTCTTTTTATGTCATATTTTTCCTAGTTGCTAAGAGTAGCTCCTCTTTATCATAGTTTGGACCAATGCCAAACGACTTTGTGTTCATCACTATTCAGTTCATAATTCATGAGTAGAACCTATCATTACACCTATAATCCTTGTTCATGCTTAGGGGTGTAATGGTTTATATCCTTAGGAAGAAGGTGAGAAggtgtttattttgtttgaatacATGTTCTCCTCTATTGATATTAAACGCAATTTTTTCCCTTTTGAATCTCAAATGATGTTGACGTCCTTATATCTAATAGCAGTGGTTTTGCAGATTCGAATGTCACAGCGGGATTCACGGGACAGGACAACATTGCAGCCTACACCAGCAGCAGCAATTGATGTTACTGAACATGCTTTTTCTTTATTCTGTTATTTCCTGGATTATGAGTTGCAAGATATAAATATGTACTTGGTTGATCCTCCATGCAGATGTTGCCGACAGCTGCTTATTTAGATAATCCATCCACAAGCTTTGCTGCCAAATTTGTTCATACATCTCTGAACAAAAACCGGTGTTCTATAAATCGCGTTTTGGTGAGATTTATTAGAATAATCTTTTTTAAGTAGGGTTATCTTTTCCTTAGCAAGTTAGATTACAATCAATCTTATCCAAGTGTTTTCTATTATTTCTGTGATTAAATGCTTCGGTCTAGCTTCACTTGGAGGAAGCAATGGAGCCCAAATTTATTTGGCATCTGACTTTGGGACTATTGTTTTTCAGTTAAAAGGTTCCATAACTAGCTTTTCTTGCTAGAAATGATGACACATGTTACTGTAATGTGTTTAACATGATACATACAAATCCAATTGAATTAACTTCTAAAATTTCGGGTTTTCTTTGtttacccaacaaattgaaaataaaggaGGCGGTGATATCAGATGGCTAAAAAGCCAGAACCCTTCAACTTATCTCAGTGCATCTTTATCCACAAATCACTGTTAGGTGTAGTTAGGTAGCAAGTAGCACCTGTATTTATACTTGCATGCTTTCATTACTCATCTCTTGATGTTTTATGCATGATCACAGCTAAGCCTATGCTGTGCAAAAGGTTAGCTTGTCATTATTGCTGTTGATGACACTTCTTTTTGAAATTGTATCTGTATAGGACAGCGTTGGTTCTACTGTTGGTTTATCTATTTTCTCTGGAATAACAATGTGTTTCACCCAGTTCCCGAAAGGGAAAATGGTTTTTGTTTTAAGTTACCAAATTGGCTAAGCTGCTATACCCGTTTTTTTCCTCATCTTAGTGGACTCCCACGGGTAGACGTCTTATCACAGGGTCTCAGAGTGGAGAATTTACTCTATGGAACGGACAATCATTCAATTTTGAAATGATTCTTCAGGTATTTTTATTAATTGAGATGTTTATCTTATTTAATTAGGATTACTCATTAAAGAATCCATATTGATGGCTTTTGGACTCATTTTCCCCGTAAAATATTTAGGCCCATGATCAAGCTATCAGGTCTATGGTATGGAGTCACAATGACAACTGGATGGTTTCTGGTGACGATGGTGGTGCAATAAAGTATATATTATTGTTGTTCTTTTGTGCTATTTAGCCTCACTGCTTTCATGCTTGTGGACTTTTGTTTGAATTAGACATACTTTTGTGCTGATATAATTGTGTTCGTGACTTTACAGGTATTGGCAGAACAACATGAATAATGTTAAGGTCAATAAGTCTGCTCACAAAGAATCAGTTCGTGACTTAAGGTtccttttctgacatttcttttTTGTGTAAAAGTTTTATCTGTATGGAAGTTAAGATGTACTGTTTTAACAGTTTTTGTAGGACAGATTTAAAGTTTTGTTCCTGTTCTGATGATACTACTGTAAAAGTATGGGACTTTGCCCGGTGCCAGGAGGAGCGTTCATTAACTGGTAATGTTTCTTTACTTATCAAGTATCAACTATAAGAACTAGTATATTTTTGTAGTAGGTATTTTCTTGATGGCATGGTGAAGCAGCATAATCTCTTGCCTCATTGATTACGCTAGGTATTCTGGTTTTTGGGCAGTTTTATGGTGATGTGTTTGTACTTACATATGTAATATCATTATCTTCCTGCAAAGCATTGTCTTTGACAAAGATTGTCAAAATGCACATATATTGGTATATACATgcatatacacacacacacatatatttcTTGCATGCATGGATTCACCTAAGAGTTTCTTACATGGTTTGAACTCAGGCAGGCCATGGTTGGGATGTCAAAAGTGTTGATTGGCATCCTACAAAATCCTTACTGGTTTCAGGTATGTGTCAAGTTGATTTTCCTAGCTTCTTGCACGATCATTTTGCAAGTTGTCATTGTAATGCCATGCTTGGCTTCTCTTTAGGTGGAAAAGACAACGTTGTGAAACTTTGGGATGCTAAGACAGGGAGAGAGCTTTGCTCATTGTGAGTAAATATCTTGGTGAAACTAATAGAAATGCtaacaattttaattattttgagaAGTAATGCAAGTCTTTTGCAGTCATGGCCATAAAAATACAGTCCTTTGTGTCAAATGGAACCAGAATGGGAACTGGGTGTTGACTGCTGCAAAGGATCAAATCATTAAGGTCACTATCCTTTTTCTCCCTGCTTTATTTAATTGATGGGAGTAGATATATAAACACATATATgttaatattttctttttcatattcACTTTGTCCTTTTCAGCTCTATGACATTAGATCTATGAAGGAACTTGAATCTTTCCGAGGCCACAGGAAGGATGTGACTGGTCAGTCTTAGTGGAACCCTTTTTGCTTAAAGCATCTGGCCCATCAAATATATGCTTGAGTGCAGGATTTTGGTCACCATTGTGATAGAATTGATGAGAAGACTGTTGATTGTGGCTTATCGATATTATTGTGCATGATCATTTAGTTCTTTTCTTGCATGAATTCTATAAGGATGGTACTTAAACTTATTGATTTCCAATTTTGCCAGCATTGGCTTGGCACCCATTCCATGAAGAATACTTTGTCAGTGGGAGCTTTGATGGCTCTATTTTCCATTGGCTGGTTGGGTAAGTCTTCTGATTCAAAGTACTGGCTGCATTACTGAATTCTTTAGTTTTGTCCTTTCCTCTGTGCTCCAGGTCACAAAGCTTGTCtgattttatttgttttactCTACATAAGGTATTTATCTTTCGGAATATACATTTAGGGTGGATTATTAAGTTGGTGTGTGGCAATGCCAATTATCAGAGACATCAAAACGTTTGAAACATTCAGTTTATAGACCTTGATGGGGTTAAACTTGTAGTTATAATCATTAAGGCTGATAATACTATAAGGGAACAAGACCTTTTACCaaagaaaatttattattttattgtgtatatattttttcatattaaaatttatttttgatgTTCATCTGGGAACATGCTCATCTGTTTAATATACACGTGCAAGGTCCATTATGCCCTTCCATATCCAAAGCTAATTTATCTCTCTTATTtcaaatattagttatatatttattGTTGTTCTTTGGAAGACTAAAGTAACAAAAAGAGTCTTGAACtttatcactttttttttttttttaaacgttAGCCCTTATACATTTATTACACCAAATAAGTCCTTTAATTTGCACCCAAATAAGCTTTTAACCTTTTATTTATAACCAGATAAGCCTTTGGCCTTTAATTTGTTccaattaactttttaaaattcgAGATATAAGTTTTTGTTTAGAATAAGGGCTTATTTGGATACAAATTTAGGGTTAAAGACTTATTTGGGTACAATAAAGCATAGAGGCTTACTTAGAAAAAGTGAGAAAGTTCAGTGGTTCATTTGATATGTTAGCGTCTTTCAGATTAATGGTagttgatttattattattattttaacttatGTTTGCTAAAGATTATTATGATGTGCAGGCATGAAACACCCCAGATTGAGCTTCCCAATGCACATGATAATAGCGTCTGGGATATTGCCTGGCATCCTATCGGATATCTTCTATGCAGGTGCCCAATTCTAGACTTATGGTTGTCCTGCGTCCTTCTTGTTGATTTCCTAATATATGCATGCCATATGAAACTTAAAATGCATATGCTTCTATTTTTGACATGCTGCACTGTTTGAAAGCTGGAAAGTGTTGGCTATATATCATGTTTGATTTTCTGCtatagaaattgaatgaaatgtttGGGAGAATCTCTAAAGCTGAAAAATGTCATCTGATCCTCATCTGACTCAATACCATTTCATTAGTGAACATTATCAAGTTTCTTATGGTGATTGTTGTTACTGTTTTTTCTTTTTGCTGCTTTTAGTACTAGAACTCATTTGATTTTATTTGGATTTCTGTTCTTTTCCTTTTTAGCTGTATTTGGAATATAGAACTTGATTTATTCCTGGCCAGATCAGTATACTAATAAGCATTGAGTCTTATCAATCTGTATTATATGTCAATCCCATCATCAGGTGTTTTAACTTGTATTCATAATTATGCAGTGGTAGCAATGATCACACCACAAAGTTTTGGTGCAGAAATAGGCCTGGAGATACCCCTCGTGATAAATTTAACATTGGTCAAAATCAAGGTTTCTACTTATTCTACTGCTTTTTACTGTTTTCATCTCTTCCCAATAATCAGGAAAAGTAATAGGCGAAAAGAGAAAAATTTTTAAGCTGTTATATTTTTTTTCCACTCTACCTGAATGATTCAGTTGTGCAATTCATTGTATTTGTTGCAAAAGTCAATGTTGTTCTGTAATTATCCCAGAGTATACTGTTTATACTTATTCTATACTTAATAGCACTATGAACTGTTTCTAGGCTATGGTGAGCAAAATCCTGCATTAGCTGGTCGCATGCCTGGTAATTTTGCTGCACCCGAAGGCCCAACAACTCCGGGGCCATTTGCAACCCGGAATGAGGGAACAATCCCTGGCATCGGAGTTCCCATGCCATTATCAGTTCCATCTCTTGATGCATCTTCTCAAGGGGATCAAAAGCAGCTTCATCCTGGTTCCTTGCCTTTTGGAGCTCCTCCTCTTCCTCCTGGACCACATCCATCTCTTCTAGCCAATCAGCAGCATGGATATCAACAAAACCCTCAACAAATTCAGCAACAGCAGCAACAGGGAATGCAACAGCAAATGCCTCCTATGCCAATGGGACCTCCAAATATGCAGCTACAACCTCCATCTCACATGCCCCTGCTTCCACATCCTCATTTACAACGCCCTCCTCCCCAAATGCCTCCTCTTGGTATGGCTTCACAAATGCCAGGATCTTTGAATCCACCTTCATCAATGCCAACATCACATCCAATGCCAATGCCTGGTCCAATGGTATGACTTTGTAAATAGCTCTACTACATAAATCATTCCTTTCTGCAACTCTGGTTTTCTTTTTTGTATATTGTTCTCTAAATGGGTCATAGTTAATTTGTTTCCAAAGAGGGAAGCTGTTTTATTCTCTACAGTTCCTTTGCTGACTGGCTGCATGCGTGGATGGCATGCAGTCGATATTTCTGTTGAAACTAGTTTTTTGAGTATGGGTTATGGAAGCATCTcttgtaaaatttcaaaatttattccaTATTTTGATTGGAAAGTGGATTTTTCCATAAGCATGCGGTGCTAAGATATTTGTTTAGATTCAGTCTTTTACCAGAGACAAATTTAAGAAGCTTGATCAAaacttatttcaaaattttagggtATGCAAGGTACAATGAATCAGATGCCTCCTTCAATGCCACAAGGTCATTTTATGGGCATGAATCCAATGCACTCAGGATCATTACCCACCAGTGGTGGCCCTTCAGTTGGAGGTTTTCCAAATGGTATGCAAAATATGCAGGGCCCTGGAAATATGGGTGGTGGCCAAATGTATCCACAGGGTAGTGGATTCAATCGTGCACAAGGTGGTCAGATGCCAATGATGCCTGGGTACAATCCATATCAGGTAAATGATGTCGTTCACAATCTTTTGTCTTGTTCGTCTCTGCCCTTATATTTAATGTCATTGACTGGATTTATGGCCAGAATTAGTGATAGAACAGCATTCAGAAGCACTTAAGTGGGACTGATTGGTAAATGAATGAATAGCTGTCACTTTCCTTCTTTCCTGATGCTCCCTTCTCTTTATAGTAATCGGTGATAATCCAAAGCTTAAGCAGGAGTGAGGTTTGAACCTTGTCCCTGCATCATCAGTATGAGCCACAGGGACAAAGGCTGCAGTTCCACTTCAATGTTCCCTTCAGTTTTAGCGGAATGAAAAGTTAATGGAAGCTGTTGAGATTCTTTGCTCGTGCTTTTACTTTTGTtgaaaaccaatttgattaagtgcTTATTTTCATTTTGTCTGGATTGAGAATAAAACCATTTATGCATCCTATTTCCTATAGGCGATGCTGCCATACTCGTTAGATTTCCACATTATAATCATATTTGGATACATATCTATATTCAGCACTCATAAAAACACACATTTGATTCTGCTGCACTGTTGTATAACGGCCGGAACGCTCCTGCATTTCATGCAGCCTCATCTGAGGCAATTGGATTTGGGTAAAAATACCAAAGTTCGTATGATACTAACATGTTATTGCTTCCGCTTATTGCAGTCTGGTGGTCAGTCTGGTATGCCTCCACCGCCAACAGGTCCCCCACCACATGGCCAAACTCCGCAGTAAGACCTATGGTTGTAGAATGTTTACAAGTATTTATTTTGGCTTCGTTGAGACAACTGTTTTTGGTTTGACGTGGATGGAACAGTTGGGATATCACCAAGCAATTGGTTTTTGTTTGTTTTTGCTGTACGTTATCATATGAAAATTGGAATGCTCGAAAGCTCAATCCTCATTTTGCCTCGGCTTCTCAACTG
The Gossypium arboreum isolate Shixiya-1 chromosome 10, ASM2569848v2, whole genome shotgun sequence genome window above contains:
- the LOC108489265 gene encoding flowering time control protein FY isoform X2, producing MMYGDPQQQQQNQPHPQAGEFQRGPPPPQMMRQPSASSTTLNSEYHHPGAPPPQMPPYDAHGDNFAAKRMRKLTQRRAVDYTSTVVRYMQIRMSQRDSRDRTTLQPTPAAAIDMLPTAAYLDNPSTSFAAKFVHTSLNKNRCSINRVLWTPTGRRLITGSQSGEFTLWNGQSFNFEMILQAHDQAIRSMVWSHNDNWMVSGDDGGAIKYWQNNMNNVKVNKSAHKESVRDLSFCRTDLKFCSCSDDTTVKVWDFARCQEERSLTGHGWDVKSVDWHPTKSLLVSGGKDNVVKLWDAKTGRELCSFHGHKNTVLCVKWNQNGNWVLTAAKDQIIKLYDIRSMKELESFRGHRKDVTALAWHPFHEEYFVSGSFDGSIFHWLVGHETPQIELPNAHDNSVWDIAWHPIGYLLCSGSNDHTTKFWCRNRPGDTPRDKFNIGQNQGYGEQNPALAGRMPGNFAAPEGPTTPGPFATRNEGTIPGIGVPMPLSVPSLDASSQGDQKQLHPGSLPFGAPPLPPGPHPSLLANQQHGYQQNPQQIQQQQQQGMQQQMPPMPMGPPNMQLQPPSHMPLLPHPHLQRPPPQMPPLGMASQMPGSLNPPSSMPTSHPMPMPGPMGMQGTMNQMPPSMPQGHFMGMNPMHSGSLPTSGGPSVGGFPNGMQNMQGPGNMGGGQMYPQGSGFNRAQGGQMPMMPGYNPYQ
- the LOC108489265 gene encoding flowering time control protein FY isoform X1, whose protein sequence is MMYGDPQQQQQNQPHPQAGEFQRGPPPPQMMRQPSASSTTLNSEYHHPGAPPPQMPPYDAHGDNFAAKRMRKLTQRRAVDYTSTVVRYMQIRMSQRDSRDRTTLQPTPAAAIDMLPTAAYLDNPSTSFAAKFVHTSLNKNRCSINRVLWTPTGRRLITGSQSGEFTLWNGQSFNFEMILQAHDQAIRSMVWSHNDNWMVSGDDGGAIKYWQNNMNNVKVNKSAHKESVRDLSFCRTDLKFCSCSDDTTVKVWDFARCQEERSLTGHGWDVKSVDWHPTKSLLVSGGKDNVVKLWDAKTGRELCSFHGHKNTVLCVKWNQNGNWVLTAAKDQIIKLYDIRSMKELESFRGHRKDVTALAWHPFHEEYFVSGSFDGSIFHWLVGHETPQIELPNAHDNSVWDIAWHPIGYLLCSGSNDHTTKFWCRNRPGDTPRDKFNIGQNQGYGEQNPALAGRMPGNFAAPEGPTTPGPFATRNEGTIPGIGVPMPLSVPSLDASSQGDQKQLHPGSLPFGAPPLPPGPHPSLLANQQHGYQQNPQQIQQQQQQGMQQQMPPMPMGPPNMQLQPPSHMPLLPHPHLQRPPPQMPPLGMASQMPGSLNPPSSMPTSHPMPMPGPMGMQGTMNQMPPSMPQGHFMGMNPMHSGSLPTSGGPSVGGFPNGMQNMQGPGNMGGGQMYPQGSGFNRAQGGQMPMMPGYNPYQSGGQSGMPPPPTGPPPHGQTPQ
- the LOC108489265 gene encoding flowering time control protein FY isoform X3, which codes for MSQRDSRDRTTLQPTPAAAIDMLPTAAYLDNPSTSFAAKFVHTSLNKNRCSINRVLWTPTGRRLITGSQSGEFTLWNGQSFNFEMILQAHDQAIRSMVWSHNDNWMVSGDDGGAIKYWQNNMNNVKVNKSAHKESVRDLSFCRTDLKFCSCSDDTTVKVWDFARCQEERSLTGHGWDVKSVDWHPTKSLLVSGGKDNVVKLWDAKTGRELCSFHGHKNTVLCVKWNQNGNWVLTAAKDQIIKLYDIRSMKELESFRGHRKDVTALAWHPFHEEYFVSGSFDGSIFHWLVGHETPQIELPNAHDNSVWDIAWHPIGYLLCSGSNDHTTKFWCRNRPGDTPRDKFNIGQNQGYGEQNPALAGRMPGNFAAPEGPTTPGPFATRNEGTIPGIGVPMPLSVPSLDASSQGDQKQLHPGSLPFGAPPLPPGPHPSLLANQQHGYQQNPQQIQQQQQQGMQQQMPPMPMGPPNMQLQPPSHMPLLPHPHLQRPPPQMPPLGMASQMPGSLNPPSSMPTSHPMPMPGPMGMQGTMNQMPPSMPQGHFMGMNPMHSGSLPTSGGPSVGGFPNGMQNMQGPGNMGGGQMYPQGSGFNRAQGGQMPMMPGYNPYQSGGQSGMPPPPTGPPPHGQTPQ